The genomic segment TGGTTTTTGCAACCCTTCAAGCTTTACAAGTAGATCCGATGAGTGGTGTGAAAGTGGCTACAGCGCTTGAGATGATTCACACCTACAGTTTAATTCATGACGATTTGCCAGCGATGGATAACGATGATTATCGTCGCGGGAAATGGACCAATCATAAAGTGTATGGCGATGCGACAGCGATATTAGCAGGAGATGCATTACTTACACTAGCCTTTTCGATTTTAGCAGAGGATGAAAACTTATCATTTGAAACTAGAATTGGATTGATTAACCAGATTAGTTTTAGTAGTGGCGCAGAAGGTATGGTCGGTGGGCAACAAGCGGATATGGAAGCTGAAAACAAACAAGTTACGCTAGCAGAATTGACTTCTATTCACGCTAGAAAAACTGGAGAGTTATTAATTTTTGCAGTTACTTCTGCAGCAAAAATTGCAGAAGCCTCAATAGAACAAACAAAACGATTACGTATTTTTGCAGAAAATATTGGGGTTGGTTTTCAAATTAGTGACGATATTTTAGATGTAATTGGCGATGAAACAAAAATGGGTAAAAAGACAGGGGTCGATGCTTTTATGAATAAAAGTACCTATCCCGAATTACTCACGTTAGATGGTGCCAAAAGCGCATTAAACGAGCATATTAGCATTGCAAAGTCAGCGCTTTCAGGACATGGTTTTGATGATGAGATTCTCCTTAAACTTGCTGATTTAATAGCTCTTAGAGAAAATTAATCTTAATTATCTAGTAATTTCAATTTATTTTCACATATATAAATCAAATTGATTTGCTTTTCCTGAAATACCGTGTTATACTAATGTAAGATTATTTTTGTGGGTGAAAGATACGATTGTGAACAACTTTCCATCTCGTGCCGTTAAGCAAGAATAGTAAATAATTAGTGTGCATAACACACGAGGAGGAACATGAACATGGAACAAGGTACAGTAAAATGGTTTAACGCAGAAAAAGGATTTGGTTTTATCGAACGCGAAAACGGTGACGATGTATTCGTACATTTCAGCGCTATCCAAGGTGACGGATTCAAATCTTTAGACGAAGGTCAAGCAGTATCTTTCGACGTTGAAGAAGGCCAACGCGGACCTCAAGCAGCTAACGTTCAAAAAGCGTAATTCTATTTTTTGAATAAGAAAAAGCAAATCATTTCGGTGATTTGCTTTTTTATTTGCCTAAAATCACTTTACCGTGTTTGGTATAACGAGAATTATTTGCTATAATAAGAACAATTAATTTAGAAAAAAGATTATGTTTACGCTTTTTGTGAGCGATTCTTTGGAAAGTGAGTTGTTTTTATTTGGATCTTTTAAAAATAAAGGATCCTTCCTTTATCAAGCAATTGGATATAAAAGAGTTAGAAGCACTTGCAGCCGACATTCGCGCATTTTTAATTACTTCTACATCAAAATCTGGTGGGCATATTGGTCCAAATCTTGGCGTTGTAGAACTAACGATTGCGATGCATTATACTTTTACTAGTCCAAAAGATAAATTTATTTGGGATGTTGGTCATCAATCATATGTGCACAAAATCCTAACAGGAAGGGCAAGCCAATTTGAAACGCTGCGACAACATGGTGGATTAGATGGTTTTCCGAAACGAAGAGAATCGCTGCATGATGTGTTTGAGACTGGCCATAGTTCGACTTCTCTTTCGGCTGCAGCAGGGATGGCTATTGCTAGAGATATTAAGAAAGAGGACTTCCGCGTTGTTCCTGTGATAGGAGACGGTGCATTAACTGGCGGGATGGCTCTTGAAGCACTTAATCACATTGGCGATATGGGGAAAGATATGATTGTTATTTTAAATGATAATGATATGTCGATTGCTCCTAATGTCGGTGCGCTTCACAATGTGCTCGGAAAATTAAGGACATCTGATAAATTTGCACGCACGAAAAAAGATTTTGATAAAATAGTGCGTAAAATACCAACTGCTGGCGAAAAAGTAGCGGATACAGCTGGTAAAATAAAAGATAGCGTAAAACATTTACTTGTCGAAGGTACTTTTTTTGAAGAATTAGGTTTTATGTATCTTGGGCCGGTGGATGGACATAATTTACAAGATTTAATAACTAATTTAGAATTCGCTAAAAGAACAAGCGGGCCTGTACTGCTCCATGTCGTTACAAAAAAAGGAAAAGGGTACCAGCCAGCCGAATTGGACAAACGTGGAACCTGGCACGGTACAGGGCCTTACAAAGTCGAAACAGGAAGCTTTATTAAGCCAGTGCAGACAGCTCCGTCATGGAGTTCGATTATTAGCAAAGAATTAATGCGTCTTGCAGCCGTAGATGATCGTATTGTCGCGATTACTCCCGCGATGCCAGTTGGTTCAAAGCTCGAAAAATTTGCGGCAACATTTCCTGAGCGTTTCTTTGACGTAGGAATAGCCGAGCAACATGCAACGACGATGGCAGCAGGCCTAGCATCACAAGGCATGAAACCATTTCTAGCTATTTACTCCACTTTTTTGCAACGGGCTTATGATCAAGTTGTGCACGATGTTTGTCGCCAAAAGTTAAATGTTGTATTTGGGATTGATCGAGCAGGTCTTGTTGGAGCTGATGGGGAGACACATCAAGGGATTTTTGATATTTCATTTTTGAGTAGTATTCCAAACATGATTATATCCATGCCAAAAGATGAAGTAGAAGCTAAAAGACTGATGGACACTGCATTCGCCTATGATGAAGGTCCGATAGCAATACGTTACCCGCGCGGAAATGGACTAGGTGGAGAGCAAAGCATAACTACAGAGCTTATACCTATTGGGGAATGGGAGACTATCATCCAACCTATAGATGCTGTTATTATCACTTTTGGACCAACGATTCAATTAGCGATTGGGGCAGCTGAACAACTTGCGCTAGAGGGAAAACGTGTAGGGGTTATTAATGCTCGTTTCATTAAACCGTTAGATGAAGCATTACTACACCACATTTTCAAGCTAAATATTCCAGTTTTAACTGCCGAAGAATCCTTATTGAAAGGCGGATTTGGTTCCAGTGTGTTAGAATTTATGGAAGTGAATAATTATACCGATATCATTTTTCATCGGATTGGTTTGCCAGATCAATTTATCAGCCACGGTTCTGTATCACTAATACTTGAATCATACGGTATATCTGTATCTGGATTTGTAGTAAAAATAAATGAAATGCTCGCACAAAGCGAGAAGTTAAGGGCGAAGAGACTATGACAATAAAAAAAGAGCGGGCAGACATTCTGCTAGTAGAACAAGGATTATTCGAAACAAGAGAAAAAGCGAAACGTGCTATTATGGCAGGAATAGTTTATCGAAAAGAGGAACGCGTGGATAAACCAGGCGAAAAGATCCCAGTAGATAGTGAACTTCAAGTTAAAGGAAAGCAAATGCCCTACGTTAGTCGTGGTGGGCTAAAATTAGAAAAAGCATTGGAAGTATTTGATTTTGATGTTAAAGATAAATTAATGCTTGATATCGGTGCGTCTACAGGTGGTTTTACTGACTGCGCATTACAAAATGGAGCAAGACATTCTTATGCACTAGATGTTGGCTACAATCAACTTGCATGGAAATTGCGCAATGATGATCGTGTAACTGTAATGGAACGCACTAATTTTCGCCATGTTACGCCAGCAGACTTTGGTGAGGGGTTAGCAGAATTTGCAACGATTGATGTGTCGTTTATTTCATTAAAGCTTATTTTACCAGTACTTAGGACGGTTCTTGTAACTGGCGGGGATGTCATGACTTTGATTAAGCCACAATTTGAAGCTGGTCGAGAGCAAGTTGGTAAAAAAGGAATTATTCGGGATCCTGCAGTTCATCAATCCGTCGTAGAACATATTGTGCAATTTGCTTTAGATAATGGGTACGACTTAATGGGGCTTGATTTTTCACCAATAACGGGCGGAGAAGGTAATATCGAATTCATTGCCCACCTTAAGTGGACTGGTGAAGAAACAGGTACCAACCTTTTACCGGCAGACGAAATTACAAAACTCGTGACAAAAGCACATACAAAATTAGATAAATAATGTATACCGGAAAACCATGTTGTTTTCCGGTTTTTGCTTTTACTATGCGAGTTTTGCTCATTTTATTATGTATTTTCAATGTATAAAGTATTAAACCAATGTTTCTTGCATAATTTTGCACTAATTCCGTGACTTTATGCGTTTTTTCGGATAAGATGTAAGTAGAAAATTATCGTGAGGTGAAGAAGGAATGAATAAAGGTCATCGTCATATTATTATTCGAGAATTGATTACATCTAATGAGATTGACACGCAAGAAGATTTAGTAGAACTTCTATTAGAACGCGATGTTAAAGTCACCCAAGCAACTGTTTCCCGTGATATTAAAGAACTGCATCTTGTCAAAGTTCCAACACAAACTGGTGGCTATAAGTATAGTTTGCCTGCCGATAATAGCTTCAACCCACATCAGAAACTAAAACGCGCCCTCATTGATTGCTTCATTGGCATTGATACAGTGCAATTTATGATTATTATAAAAGTAATGCCAGGAAACGGTAATTCTGTTGGTGCGCTAATAGATAATCTAGACTGGCCAGAAAAAGCAGGAACACTTTGTGGAGATGACACATGTTTGATTATTTGTCGCTCCGAAGAAAATGCAAAAACATTAACGGATCGTTTTATAGATATGCTTTAAAAAAGGTTGGAGGTGAATAATTTTGCTTCAAGAAATGACAATTAAAAACTTTGCTATCATCGAATCACTTTCTTTAAGTTTTCAGGAAGGGATGACAGTATTAACAGGGGAGACCGGTGCAGGTAAATCAATTATTATTGATGCACTTGGTCTTCTTGTTGGCGGACGCGGTTCAACTGATTTTATTCGTCACGGTGAGGAACGGCTTGAATTACAAGGCTTGTTCGCGCTTGCGGAGGATAATTTTGCTTGCCGTAATGCACTTCTGGAAAATGGGATTGATGCAACGGATGACATGGTCGTTTTGGAACGCAGCTTATTTCGTTCAGGTAAAAATAGTTGCAGAATCAATGGAAAACTTGTAACGACTGTATTACTTCGCCAAATCGGTTCGAAGCTAATTGATATCCATAGCCAGCATGAACACCAAGAATTGATGAACGAGGAATTTCATTTATCGCTGTTAGATCGTTTTGCAGCGGATAAAATTAAACCAGCTTTAACCAAATATCAAGCAAATTTTAAAGAATATCAAACCATTTCGAAAGAATGGCAAAATTGGACTAAGAATGAACGGGAACTTGCACAACGACTTGATATGCTTCGTTTTCAACAACAAGAAATCGAAAATGCTAATTTACAAGCTGGGGAAGAAGACCGTTTACTGGAACAAAAAAATATTTTAGCTAATTTTGAGAAGTTAAATGAAAACTTGCAAGGGGCTTACACGGCAATTCAAGGGGAGCCAGGCGGACTTGAATTTATCGGGGAAGCAATGCGTCAAATGGATTCAGCTGCAAGTATTCATACAGATTATAAAGCAGTGAGTGAAGCGATTTCTTCAAGTTACTACATGTTAGAAGATAGCATGAGCCAAATTAGACAATCGCTAGACCAATTAGAGTTCCAACCAGAAGAACTCAACCAAATTGAATCTCGTTTAAATGACTTGAATCAGTTGAAACGTAAATATGGTAAAACAATTGAAGACATTATCCACTACGAACAAGAAATTAGTAGTGAAATGGAAAAATTAACCGATAGTGAATCTCATGTCGGTCATCTAGAAACAAAACTAGCTAGTTTGAAAACAGAACTTACGAAACAAGCAGGCATTTTAACAGAAATTCGTAAAAAAGCGGCAATCACTTTAGAAAAACAAATTAAACAAGAATTAAATCAACTCTATATGGAAAAAGCCGTTTTTAGTGTTCGCTTTGAAACGGACAAAATGGAATTAACGGAAACCGGACAAGATAGCATTGTTTTCTATATGTCTACCAATCCTGGGGAACCACTAAAGCCACTAGCAAAAATCGCTTCAGGCGGCGAATTATCTCGGATGATGCTTGCGCTAAAAACAATTTTTTCGAGACACCAAGGAATTACATCCATTATCTTTGATGAAGTAGATACTGGAGTAAGTGGTCGCGTTGGTCAAGCTATTGCAGAGAAAATTTATGCCGTCTCAGTTGGCTCACAAGTTCTTTGTATCAGTCATTTACCGCAAGTTGCTGCGATGGCTAATCATCATTACTACATTACGAAAAAGGTACAAAATAAGCGCACAACCACTTCTGTAGCTATTCTCCATGGCGACGAAAAAGTAGAAGAAATCAGCCGAATGATAGCGGGAATCGAAGTGACAGAACTAACCAAACAACATGCCAAAGAAATGATTGAACAAGCCGAAAAAGTGAAACAGACTTATTAAAAAACGAAATTGCTTGCATATCGAATAGTTTTTGCTTAAAATGAATAAGGTAGAAAATTATTACCTGGTCATAAAAACAACTACTAATTCGAAATGCGGCTTTTTTGTGCGAAAAAGGAGTTATTTTTATGACAAAAAACAATTTTTTTTCAGAAGTTGCCGAAGCTAGTTCTTTTATTTTTGCGGTGGCAGGTGCGGATGATGAAGTCGTATTAGAAACAATTCGCCTTGCACTGAAACAAAATTTAGGTAAATTTCTTTTGTTTGGAAAAAAGGAAGATAAAGCTCTAACTGCAAATGATAGTGTTACTTGGATTCAAGCTGACACAGCCACCGCAGCAGCTGAGGGAGCAATTTTAGCTGTGAAGAATAAAGAAGCTGATATTTTAGTTAAAGGCTTTATTCCTACAGCCACATTGATGCATCATGTCCTAAAAAAAGAAAACGGACTTAGGACCGGAAAACTTTTAAGTCAAATCGCCATTTTTGATATTCCAAATTATCACAAACCTTTACTACTAACAGATTGTGCAATGAATGTCGCTCCAAAAACGAAAGAAAAAATTGCTATTACTGAAAATGCTGTAAGTGTCGCAAAGAAAATTGGTATTCTTAATCCAAAAGTTGTTCTACTAAGTGCAGTAGAAGAAGTGACAGACAAAATGCCATCGACAGTTGAAGCGAGCGAAGTAGTTAATCACTTTGGAACTGAAATAGAGATTGCAGGCCCACTTGCGCTTGATGTAGCGATTTCAAAAGATGCTGCTATTCATAAAGGGATAAAAAATAGTATTGCCGGGGAAGCAGATATTCTAATAGCACCTAACATTGAAACTGGTAATGTGCTTTATAAATCGCTTGTTTACTTTGCTGGGGCTAGGGTTGGTAGTGCCATCGTTGGGGCCAAAGTGCCAATTGTTATCTCATCTAGAAACGATACTCCAGAAAATAAATTAGCCTCATTTATTTTAACTGTTAGAATGGTTGGGAAATAATCAAATAATGTGAATAGACGGACTTTAATAATCTGAATGCAAAGGCTTTTATTTGATTAGAGCCTACGTGTTACAATAGTCTTTGGGAAAATGATAACCTACTGCATTTTTCACAATTAAATTTGGAGGAAATCAAATGTCTTTTGATGTTTTGACAATAAATCCTGGTTCTACTTCCACCAAACTCGCCGTATACCAAGGCGACAAGCTGTTGTTTGAAGAAACAATTAGACATGGAATGGAAGAACTAGCCAATTTTAAAAATGTACAGGAACAATTTGATTTTAGATGGCAAGTTTTACGAAGAGTGATAGATGCATTTGGTTATGATAGGAACCAGTTAGATGCAGTAGTTGGGCGCGGGGGATTACTTCGACCAGTTGCTGGTGGTACATATATGGTTACAGATAAGATGCTAGAAGATTTACAAGAAAACAGATACGGTGAGCATGCCTCAAACCTTGGCGCAATGCTTGCAAAAAAATTAGCAGATGAGCTTCAAATTTCCAGCTACATCGTTGACCCAGTTGTTGTCGATGAATTACAGCCAGTTGCTAGATTTTCAGGTAACGAGCTTATTGCTAGGAAAAGTATTTTTCACGCTTTAAATCATAAAGCAGTTGGTCGGAAAATTGCTAAAGAGCTAGGTTCTGATTATGAAAATATGAATTTTGTTATTGCGCACTTAGGCGGTGGAATTTCCGTAGCCGCACACAGACAAGGTAAAGCAATTGATGTTAATAATGCATTGGACGGAGATGGTCCATTCAGTCCGGAACGTTCTGGTTCGTTACCTATGAATGATTTTTTAGAAGCATGCTTTAGTGGTAATTGGACAAAACATGAACTGCATGATTTGATTGTCGGCCGTGGTGGGATGATTTCTTACTTAGGGACAAATAGTATGTTAGATGTGGAAGCCAAAGTACAAGCGGGTGACGAGAGAGCAATCGACGCTTTTGAAGCAATGGCATATCAAGTCAGTAAAGAAATCGGCGCTTGTTCGGTTGTGTTACAAGGAAAAATTGATGCGATTATCTTAACCGGCGGACTTGCAAGAAGCGAGCTTTTTACAAATAAAATCATAGGACAAACAAGCTGGATAGCAAACGTCATTATCGAACCAGGAGAAGACGAATTAGAAGCTTTAAATAATGGCGTGCAACGAGTTCTTGCGGGTCTAGAAAAAGAAAAAATTTACTAAAGGAGGAGATAATGTGGCAACAGAATATGATGTAGTTATTCTTGGCGGAGGAACTGGCGGTTACGTCGCAGCAATCCAAGCCGCAAAAAACGGTCAAAAAGTAGCTGTCGTAGAAAAAGGGAAAGTTGGCGGAACATGTCTTCACCGAGGCTGTATTCCAACAAAAGCTTTATTACGTTCAGCAGAAGTATTGCAAACTGTAAAAAAAGCGAGTGAATTTGGAATATCTATCGAAGGAACTGCTGGTATCAACTTTTTACAAGCACAAACTAGAAAGCAAGAAATTGTCGATCAATTAGAAAAAGGCATTCATCAATTATTTAAACAAGGAAAAATTGATTTGTTTATCGGAACTGGAACAATTTTAGGACCATCGATTTTTTCTCCAACTGCTGGTACGGTTTCTGTAGAATTCGATGATGGTTCAGAAAATGAAATGCTGATTCCTAAAAATTTAATTATCGCAACTGGTTCTAAACCTCGCACACTTAATGGACTTACAATTGACGAGGAAAACGTATTATCTTCTGACGGTGCCCTTAACCTAGAAACTTTACCTAAATCAATTATCATTGTTGGTGGTGGGGTTATCGGGATGGAATGGGCTTCGATGATGCATGATTTTGGCGTAGAAGTAACGGTGCTAGAATATGCCGACAGAATTTTGCCAACCGAAGATAAAGAAGTAGCAAAAGAACTGGCAAGACTTTATAAAAAGAAACAACTAACCATGCATACATCTGCTGAAGTTCAAGCAGCTAGTTATAAAAAAACAACATCAGGCGTCCAAATTAATGCAATCATTA from the Listeria seeligeri serovar 1/2b str. SLCC3954 genome contains:
- a CDS encoding polyprenyl synthetase family protein, which codes for MQDLSLFLEHYKKVVDESLLTEINKRNIEPKLKESMLYSVQAGGKRIRPMLVFATLQALQVDPMSGVKVATALEMIHTYSLIHDDLPAMDNDDYRRGKWTNHKVYGDATAILAGDALLTLAFSILAEDENLSFETRIGLINQISFSSGAEGMVGGQQADMEAENKQVTLAELTSIHARKTGELLIFAVTSAAKIAEASIEQTKRLRIFAENIGVGFQISDDILDVIGDETKMGKKTGVDAFMNKSTYPELLTLDGAKSALNEHISIAKSALSGHGFDDEILLKLADLIALREN
- a CDS encoding cold-shock protein, which gives rise to MEQGTVKWFNAEKGFGFIERENGDDVFVHFSAIQGDGFKSLDEGQAVSFDVEEGQRGPQAANVQKA
- the dxs gene encoding 1-deoxy-D-xylulose-5-phosphate synthase codes for the protein MSCFYLDLLKIKDPSFIKQLDIKELEALAADIRAFLITSTSKSGGHIGPNLGVVELTIAMHYTFTSPKDKFIWDVGHQSYVHKILTGRASQFETLRQHGGLDGFPKRRESLHDVFETGHSSTSLSAAAGMAIARDIKKEDFRVVPVIGDGALTGGMALEALNHIGDMGKDMIVILNDNDMSIAPNVGALHNVLGKLRTSDKFARTKKDFDKIVRKIPTAGEKVADTAGKIKDSVKHLLVEGTFFEELGFMYLGPVDGHNLQDLITNLEFAKRTSGPVLLHVVTKKGKGYQPAELDKRGTWHGTGPYKVETGSFIKPVQTAPSWSSIISKELMRLAAVDDRIVAITPAMPVGSKLEKFAATFPERFFDVGIAEQHATTMAAGLASQGMKPFLAIYSTFLQRAYDQVVHDVCRQKLNVVFGIDRAGLVGADGETHQGIFDISFLSSIPNMIISMPKDEVEAKRLMDTAFAYDEGPIAIRYPRGNGLGGEQSITTELIPIGEWETIIQPIDAVIITFGPTIQLAIGAAEQLALEGKRVGVINARFIKPLDEALLHHIFKLNIPVLTAEESLLKGGFGSSVLEFMEVNNYTDIIFHRIGLPDQFISHGSVSLILESYGISVSGFVVKINEMLAQSEKLRAKRL
- a CDS encoding TlyA family RNA methyltransferase codes for the protein MTIKKERADILLVEQGLFETREKAKRAIMAGIVYRKEERVDKPGEKIPVDSELQVKGKQMPYVSRGGLKLEKALEVFDFDVKDKLMLDIGASTGGFTDCALQNGARHSYALDVGYNQLAWKLRNDDRVTVMERTNFRHVTPADFGEGLAEFATIDVSFISLKLILPVLRTVLVTGGDVMTLIKPQFEAGREQVGKKGIIRDPAVHQSVVEHIVQFALDNGYDLMGLDFSPITGGEGNIEFIAHLKWTGEETGTNLLPADEITKLVTKAHTKLDK
- the ahrC gene encoding transcriptional regulator AhrC/ArgR, whose protein sequence is MNKGHRHIIIRELITSNEIDTQEDLVELLLERDVKVTQATVSRDIKELHLVKVPTQTGGYKYSLPADNSFNPHQKLKRALIDCFIGIDTVQFMIIIKVMPGNGNSVGALIDNLDWPEKAGTLCGDDTCLIICRSEENAKTLTDRFIDML
- the recN gene encoding DNA repair protein RecN, whose amino-acid sequence is MLQEMTIKNFAIIESLSLSFQEGMTVLTGETGAGKSIIIDALGLLVGGRGSTDFIRHGEERLELQGLFALAEDNFACRNALLENGIDATDDMVVLERSLFRSGKNSCRINGKLVTTVLLRQIGSKLIDIHSQHEHQELMNEEFHLSLLDRFAADKIKPALTKYQANFKEYQTISKEWQNWTKNERELAQRLDMLRFQQQEIENANLQAGEEDRLLEQKNILANFEKLNENLQGAYTAIQGEPGGLEFIGEAMRQMDSAASIHTDYKAVSEAISSSYYMLEDSMSQIRQSLDQLEFQPEELNQIESRLNDLNQLKRKYGKTIEDIIHYEQEISSEMEKLTDSESHVGHLETKLASLKTELTKQAGILTEIRKKAAITLEKQIKQELNQLYMEKAVFSVRFETDKMELTETGQDSIVFYMSTNPGEPLKPLAKIASGGELSRMMLALKTIFSRHQGITSIIFDEVDTGVSGRVGQAIAEKIYAVSVGSQVLCISHLPQVAAMANHHYYITKKVQNKRTTTSVAILHGDEKVEEISRMIAGIEVTELTKQHAKEMIEQAEKVKQTY
- a CDS encoding phosphate acyltransferase — encoded protein: MTKNNFFSEVAEASSFIFAVAGADDEVVLETIRLALKQNLGKFLLFGKKEDKALTANDSVTWIQADTATAAAEGAILAVKNKEADILVKGFIPTATLMHHVLKKENGLRTGKLLSQIAIFDIPNYHKPLLLTDCAMNVAPKTKEKIAITENAVSVAKKIGILNPKVVLLSAVEEVTDKMPSTVEASEVVNHFGTEIEIAGPLALDVAISKDAAIHKGIKNSIAGEADILIAPNIETGNVLYKSLVYFAGARVGSAIVGAKVPIVISSRNDTPENKLASFILTVRMVGK
- the buk gene encoding butyrate kinase, encoding MSFDVLTINPGSTSTKLAVYQGDKLLFEETIRHGMEELANFKNVQEQFDFRWQVLRRVIDAFGYDRNQLDAVVGRGGLLRPVAGGTYMVTDKMLEDLQENRYGEHASNLGAMLAKKLADELQISSYIVDPVVVDELQPVARFSGNELIARKSIFHALNHKAVGRKIAKELGSDYENMNFVIAHLGGGISVAAHRQGKAIDVNNALDGDGPFSPERSGSLPMNDFLEACFSGNWTKHELHDLIVGRGGMISYLGTNSMLDVEAKVQAGDERAIDAFEAMAYQVSKEIGACSVVLQGKIDAIILTGGLARSELFTNKIIGQTSWIANVIIEPGEDELEALNNGVQRVLAGLEKEKIY
- the lpdA gene encoding dihydrolipoyl dehydrogenase, giving the protein MATEYDVVILGGGTGGYVAAIQAAKNGQKVAVVEKGKVGGTCLHRGCIPTKALLRSAEVLQTVKKASEFGISIEGTAGINFLQAQTRKQEIVDQLEKGIHQLFKQGKIDLFIGTGTILGPSIFSPTAGTVSVEFDDGSENEMLIPKNLIIATGSKPRTLNGLTIDEENVLSSDGALNLETLPKSIIIVGGGVIGMEWASMMHDFGVEVTVLEYADRILPTEDKEVAKELARLYKKKQLTMHTSAEVQAASYKKTTSGVQINAIIKGEEQTFTADKILVSVGRSANTENIGLQNTDIATENGFIQVNDFYQTKESHIYAIGDCIPTIQLAHVAMEEGTIAANHIAGKTIEKLDYDLVPRCIYTSTEIASVGITEEQAKERGHNIKKGKFFFRGIGKALVYGESDGFIKIIADKDSDDILGVSMIGPHVTDMISEAALAQVLNATPWEVGNTIHPHPTLSESFREAALAVDGNAIHG